One endosymbiont 'TC1' of Trimyema compressum genomic window, AGATGTTGCTGAAGTAAAAGGCGATGGTTATATTGATAAGGCTCTAGCCATAAGAGCTCTCAATATGCTTGAGGTTGATGAGTTTGGCTTAGATGAAATTGATAGAAAAATTCTTATTTTATTAATAGAAAAATTTAGTGGTGGACCTGTTGGACTAGATACCCTTGCTGCTATGGTTGGAGAAGAAGGTTCAACAGTAGTTGATGTGTATGAACCATTTCTTCTTCAATTAGGGTTTATAAATAGAACCCCTAGAGGAAGAGTGGCTACCCATTTAGCTTATAGACGTTTAGGATATCCTATACCAGAGGAGTAGAGATGATTACAGGGATTATATTATCAGGTGGACAAAGTAGTCGTATGGGTAAGAATAAAAGTTTGCTACTGTATGAAGGAAAGCCTATTATTGCCTATGTGGTAGAGGCTATTCGTTCATTTGTTAAAGATGTAATGGTTATTACAAATGAACCTGAGTTCTATAGTTTTTTAGAAAATGTTACTTTTAAGGAAGATATTATAAAAGGGAAAGGGCCTATGGGTGGTATTTACACTGGTCTTCACTATGCTGAAACGGATCTTTCCTTTGTAGTTGCTTGTGATATGCCTTTTATAAAGGGTGAACTGATTCCTTTTTTGGAAAAAAGAATTGGTGATGCATGGGGATGTATACCTTTTGACGGAGAGTACTTTGAGACTCTAGCTGCTTTATACAATAAGGAACTTGAAGGTTTTTTTTATTCTTTTTTGAAAGGCGAAATAAAAAAGCTTCAATACCTACTTAAAGGACTTAATGTAGTCAGAGTAGATGATAGGATAATTTATAAGGAGTTTGGAAAACACATTTTTTATAATATGAATACTCAAGAATCTTATGAAAAAATAAAAAGGGAAACCAGTAATGAATAGTAGAAAACTTGTGCCTGTACTAACAATTGCTGTCTTAATATTAGCTATTATTGCTTTGTTTATTAGCTGTAGTAAGAAAGACAGCAATAGTAAAGCAATTTTATATTATATAAATGGTAGTAGTTTTAAATTAGTAGCTGTTGAAACTTATTTAGGCGTTCCTGTTACAGTCGAAAAAGTATTAGAAGCTTTGTTTGCTGGTCAAGATAAAGGGTATCTTGAAAACTTAGTACCAGAAGGCACTAAAGTACTTAGTGCTACAGTAGAAAAGAATACATTAACACTAAACCTATCAAAAGAATTTACCAAAATTAGCCGAGGACTAACTAGTGATAATTTGCTGGTGATGTCTGTTGTCAGTACAGCTATTGATGCTGCCGGTGTTAAACAAGTAAAGATTTTAATTGATGGTAAAGAAAAACCAGTATTTAATAATAGCGTATATCTTAAAAGTCCTATCCAAAAAGATAGTTCTTTGATAGAATAATAAAGGAATTGGAATTACGAGATAATCGCACGGATAGAAATATCTGTGAGGAAAGTCCTGGCTGGCACAAGCTGCGATGTGGTTTACACAAGGCGTGGAGCCTGCTTGTAGAGAAAATGCCAAGGGCAACCTTGGGGAGGGTAACCTTACGGAGACTGAAAATATCCTACTAGGGAATGAGTAAGTCATAAAGTGCTATAGAGACGAGTCTATTTGGTAACAAATAGAGTGAGACGACGTAAACCCCATTTTGTCAGAAAC contains:
- a CDS encoding GerMN domain-containing protein, which codes for MNSRKLVPVLTIAVLILAIIALFISCSKKDSNSKAILYYINGSSFKLVAVETYLGVPVTVEKVLEALFAGQDKGYLENLVPEGTKVLSATVEKNTLTLNLSKEFTKISRGLTSDNLLVMSVVSTAIDAAGVKQVKILIDGKEKPVFNNSVYLKSPIQKDSSLIE
- a CDS encoding molybdenum cofactor guanylyltransferase — protein: MITGIILSGGQSSRMGKNKSLLLYEGKPIIAYVVEAIRSFVKDVMVITNEPEFYSFLENVTFKEDIIKGKGPMGGIYTGLHYAETDLSFVVACDMPFIKGELIPFLEKRIGDAWGCIPFDGEYFETLAALYNKELEGFFYSFLKGEIKKLQYLLKGLNVVRVDDRIIYKEFGKHIFYNMNTQESYEKIKRETSNE